AATCTTGTCACAACATGCATTCTGCAACTAACATAAATGGAATAAATACTAACAGATCATTCGAAATAATAGATTAGCTATTTCCTGCAAAATTATCTTTGTAAAATATGCTATTCTTGATTATATGGTGTCCATGGTGCTAAATAGAATGCTACCTTGTCaacagttttaataaaaaaagcccatctaatatttttttcaattttcatcaTATTCCTATAAAATATTTGCATATCTGGACCCCTTTTTGATCAATTCCGATTCTTTGACTAACCTTAAGaagttttaatttatctttcgcAGTCTGTCGTTTCTGTTTCTCCTCCTCTGCTTCATTTTGATACCCTTGCATTTGTTGTTTCTGAAAAACATTAGGAAAAATTAGAATGTACATGAAAGAGAAATTAGACACCCAATAATGCAAAACACATACACAAACATGCGCATTGCGATTAACTTACTAGTTTACGATGCTTATCTTTCAAAATAGTGTAATTAACAAGCTTTAGTTTTTCCTGTAGTTTTACATTTTCTTGGACCACTGAAAACAGAACAATCTGTTTCATTAACAGGAAGAATAAAAGGAGAGTATAAAATCATATTAAGTATGTACAAAGTATTTGAACGCAGAGGTAGAAGTTATAATATGCTGAAGCCTCTGGTAAAGAGTGTAgaaccaaaaaacaaaaaaactgtctAACCAGATAAAAATAGCCAATAGTTaataatgaaaattaaaaactccCAACCATAAAAGAAATATCTCAAATAttccaaatgaaaaaaaagcatTAATTAACTATAATACTACCTTGCTTATATTTCAGTTCGGATGATTGTAATTGAGACGCAAATTCTTTATTTGCAGTTGCTTTTTCCTGGTAAGTAACAAAATAAGCAGTACTGAAGAATAATGAACTCTGTTGCAGATGTTCGTTTTTTTGTTGAAACTTTCTAATTCACCTTGACGAATGATTGCTAATACTAGTATGATTCTGGTGATTTAAATATGATGGGTTTAAAAAACTCTAATGCTCATGTAATGTTCACAATTGCTATTTTTTGTTACAAACAAACCACAGTTAAtaaatcatttattttttcctgaCACATATTTAATATATCGAATGTGTACGTCTTACAATACTGTTTCTTAGAATCGTTTATcccttgatatttttttaatggagGATTATGATCCGAAGACGTAATGTATAATAGTAGTGTCCATTAAAAAAGCTCTATTACAGTTTTCATATTAAGCGTACATTTTGAAACACCAACATACTCAAAATCTTTTTAGAGTCTGGAAGGTATAAGTTTTATTATTTACTTGTGCATGTAGagcaatttttaaatgtttcaaattCCTGCGACGTCTACATTAGCAGCATGATTGTAAATAACCTCTACCTGCTCTAACTTCTCTTTTTCTTCTGATACTTTATCAAGTTTATTTTGCAACTGTTTAGTATATCCTTGGGAttcctgaaaaaaaaactgCTTTAATTATTCTTGAAGCTACTCGAAAACAATGTTCTGTATTCATAACTGTAATATGATCACTTAAATAAGAAACAAATATGCGCGGAAAGATACAATGCCACAAAACATCACATGCacaaaaataattcaaattatTAGATCCCTACCTCCAACGACGCAGCCAAATCAGCAAGTTTTTGCTGCAATAACAAAAGATTTTGCTCAAGCTTAGGTGCATTAGGCATCATGGATAAGTCTGGATGTGTTTCTGCAAGGCCTGACGAGGCAGTTTCAACCAATAAGCCATTCGTACTTTTTGCCAAATGACCTGTCTAAACAGATTACACAAGAAATTTGGAGTTGCAGAGAAAATCAATACATACTAATCCATTTGTTTAGGATTATTAATGTTATTGCCCTTATTGACAAAAGCATTaattcacaaaataatttttactttcacatttttacagGGTGTAATCCAGCGTTTTGAGTAGTacaaattctttaaatttatttcaaatttttcaattCATTAGAAAGTTAACCATATTTACTCCAATAGAACTTAACTCATTTCATACAAGTTGTGAAGTACTAATATTTCCTGATGAAATTCCTATCGAGATTTAATCCCCACTATTTTAATTTCCTGGATTACACCCTGAATttaacaaaaagattttttgacaaaactaaAGCATTATCGTACCTCATTATGATCGCCTACAAGCTTTTCATCAATGTTATCTTTACTGTGCACTTTTTTTAGCGGAAATTGAGATTCAGCAGGTTCAGGTGAGGAAGGCATACACATTGAGCacttaaaattctaaaaattaacacagaataaaaaatatatatttttaagtcaAATTCAAGTTATACTCTTTTATATATGTATAAACTATATGTAAACATGTGGTGCGAAATACACACTTCTGAAGAaatctaataaatattttaaacatgaacATTTAAAAGTAAGTTTAAACAATGAAAGTGAAGGTTAAACGAGTCCTAAAAAGATTTATTAGTTCAAATCCTATTGTCTCTTAAACATTCTTAGTTTAAAATATAAAGAGATTCCAACCAACAAACAGAAAATATACTTGTGATTCTACTAGTTTTCACAAatcaatttctttattttacagCCTGTAAgacacaaaaactttttttaggagGCAGTTAAGGACATGTACCTTATATTCTCTTATAAATAACTGTACATGCGTTAGGAATAAAATTAGCATAGACTTCTTAATTAAACTGAGCcatatttagccatatttattttgaaagttgtttttgatttttaagaagttaataaattttgatgaatagttaaatatattaaattCATTACTTCGCTTTTGGACACAGCGCTTAAAGTAAATATTTGCCCACTGTCGCTCATATTGACCGTCAGAGATCCAAAATAGCTGGTTAAATTGAAATTTTTGGCggtcaaaaaacattaaatttcttGCATAACGGTTTCGATCACGAAATTTGATTCGATTCCGATgtaagaaaattaagaaaaccCCGGAGATGAGGTTCATACTTTTCTCTctatcgaaaaaaaataaacaaacagctAACAGCCTTTtatttgtagtcaaaatggcagCAAATGAAAAATGAAGCGATTATTATCTATTCttaatagtatatatatattttttttacgaaGCAAGAAATCAATCCCCCGTTAATCTGATCGCTCATAACATGATCCTGATGGtcaattaacaaaatttggcagtCAGTGACCGTTGACCAGCCGTTATTTTAAGCGCTAGGACAAATTCACCAACTTTGCTAAATTGTTTCCCTGCTAAAAAGACAACATGGAGAACATACCTTATTAACATTTATTTGCTTGCATTCTGGATTTAGTGAGATGTTTTTAGTAAAAACACAACACACTGTAGGAAATTGTTCCTCTTCCTTAACTGGAACAAGACTACATTCATCTTTGTTTGTTGTCCCATTCATGATTCTATTTCttctaaaattgcaaaaaaaacataatatagAGTGCCAAAGCATGGGTGATTCTTACCAATTGTTGGATGTCTTTCAACTGCTTGCAGATGAACCTCAATGTGATTCTAAGTTTCTCTTATAACTTATAATTTTTGCAGCATTTAAACAATAGGCCATGTATATATTAAGTGTAAGGGTCCGGTTTTTCTAAATTTCATATGCTTATATGTAgcatgtatatttttataaaatttgttattaTGAGAGGTTTGTTATCATTTCTTTGTTTATCTTGTAATTTCTTGTAAATAAGTCTAATTCAAAATTGCTTTTTCATAATAAGCTGTGGAAGCAGAAAATCATAATaatgcatgaaaacgaggtttgTTTAGATAAGTGgcttacttgttttttttttacttttgttgtgCACAAATGTTTCTTCTATAATTTTTAACAGGCAAAATCATAGCGGATAAAAGTATATAGAGGCTACTATTGGTAGTAGTGTgataaaaattatgaatatttatttataatattttgatATTAAGTGTGTATTTATCGCAACTTtatcgctatagctagctgcaaacattttttacttattcCTCCAAAACGTTTTTCcaaaaaggttttaaatttttaaaatctgataTGTATACCTGGTTTACTTACACTTAGTAGCTAATATAATTTAGGTTATATACAATTTTATtctgacaaagttagttaattttttatttagctaGATATCATAGCTATAGCTATGCTATGCCCACAAGAATGATGTGCTTCACCATTATATGAATTGTTATTATTGTCACACTATTCCATAAACAACTTGCCATAAACAACTAGCTTGAGCTTTTTACGTGAACGCATAACTTGTAATATATCTTGTGCAAACCACAGTCCTAAGGCTATcaattatttaattaaaatacataatttttttataaaaatctatcACCCTAGAATGCCTAAATTTGAAAACTAGGAAAGTAcgaagtatatatataatacaaaaaattttgtgttagtTATATATACTGtatcagatttttatttttcatatttttttacaagttaTTTCGACCTTGTTTTTAGGTacaaataaatgaacaaaagaTGTGTGCATCAGTTcactaaaaagttaaaaaagtcttttaacTAACCTTGTTTTCATGTATGCATATTCTGGCTGTGTATTTATGGAATAAAAATGGATACTGAAATAGACTTATTCCTATCAAATTGATTCCTATTAAATATAATATTGCAACCTGACCGATGTCATTTACAATCTTCTTCTGCCAGTAAGAATTTTAGTCTCAGTATTATCTCATTTACAGTTTATAATAGAAGTCCTTAAAAATTGAGTTCTCTTATACAAAAGCTTAGACACAGATATCCAGAGGAAATCCTATATTCAAATCTACCAATACGGACAGACCCAGAGCCAAAGCCTGTTTACAAAAATAGCAACACATCTCTCCTCCTCTCATCTATCACTCGTAGAAAACCAGTGTGTTTTTGAATGCGTGTGACTCGTGCGAATTGCGCAAGACTTGATAGGTCTGCTTAGTCACTACGCTACTAAAAATGTTCAGTTTGCTGTtagttaagctagctagctattccaATCATCTGAGGAAGATGCAAATGCAATTTCCTACAAATCATGCCACAGCtaaatccgccatttttaattgCGCAGTGTGATCCAAATTGTGATTCTTTTACATGGTTGCATAACGCCTGTTTCAACTCAGGCATGGTTGGGGCGGGGGAAGAGAAGATGCATGTGGGGTGACTTGCGAaacgataaaaaatatataaagggtTGCGGAGCAGGAATAGGTACCCTATGTTCGCAAGCAAAAAATTTATAGCAATTTACAAGTCTCCAGGCAACCTTTTCACCCAGGGGTCTTTCTTTTTACAATATGGGGGAGAAGGTGCAGAGCACTTCTGTTACTTATTAAAAATCGTGAATCTATTATAAAcgcaacctcgaacccagggcctgtagcgttttttgatatgaggatgaaacgcgtacgaggCCCTGGTACAACAGACTTACTCAACCAATGAGAATGCGTATacggcttttttaaattatgctaaaaagataataaatgcAGAAGTATTTTTTGCAAGCACAGCATTTTATagtaacaacaaatatggcgaTGAGCATTACGCAGATTTTTTGGTAACTTGtttatgaagaaaatatttattaattcacGTTATTTTTGACTTTCCTTGCATCGTTACAAATTTATCGGTgctgttcaaaatttttaaacattatttttgttgtttcacTGATGGGAAAAAGGCAGCTGACAAGTCAAATGGAATGGTGCGATGAACATCTGTCCTGCTAACGAAAGTAGCAGGTACTTCTCACCTTTTGTTGGGACAcaatacttatatttttaaaaaaactgcaatttaatttttgttttcacatgcTAAAAAGTAAACAGAAACTTGGTATAGATGCAACTTTTTTAGTATGTATGCTGGCTAACTAGCTAgatactgttagctagcttgaAGATGCACAACAATGACAAGTAATCTTTTTTATGTCACAATTCAAGGGATattatttgacaattttttgggATAAGAATACTAGCTAgagcattaaaaaatattttaggaaataaagtatagctagctgtataaataaaaggaaatatatatatacaaaaaataacaactaatataaatctttgtttttaggCAAAGGGAAAGAAAATATCACACCACATAAAGTTTATTGTGGATGTGATAAAGTGTGTAGACTGTGTGCTGAGACTGACTTAAAACGATTTAgtcaaatttttggaaatattggaACATCAAAACAACTTCAAGAGAAAATACAAGGCACTGTGGGTATCACAATTGTGCAAACTGATAACATAAATGATATAATCTGTCGTaaatgtgaaagaaaaattgaaaactttgTACAATTTAAGATTTTGTGTCGGAATGCACAGATAAGCTTTCGGAAAAATTGCAGTGTGAAAAGGGTAATATCGTCACCAGAACAAAAATGTACCACAAAGAAACTCAGAAACTCAAATATAAAAAGAAGCCCTCAGTTATACCTTGACACTAATCATTTCCATCAATGGCTTACAAAGCATAAAAAGCAAGTTTCTGGaatgtaaaaaatgtatatatatctcACACACAGGTTAGtttacacacaaaaaataattccatAATAAGCTAAGAGTAGAATATATAAGAAAACTAAAATTGATTAATGTATGTAGTAACATTACCTCACATTGTGTATTATGGAATTACTTCAGTGTGGTATACTTCTCAATAACTTTAAAAACTCTGCTACTAACAAATTCATCCCACAACTGATATTCTAACAAGCTTTCCACATCGTTGACATACTCAATGTTAATaataatttctgaaaatttttcagCCAAGTTTCCTGTATCCACAATGTTATAAAACTCCATGGCTGCATCATGTGTGGCTTGGTCGTAATCTGCCAGTATATTATCAAGTTCATCTGATAGTTTCTTTAAACTCTCATCTGATACTTCTCTATATTTAATACGTTTCTCTTTTTTAGGTTCTTTCAAGAGTGAAGAATCACAATTGCTACAGCATTGATCCTGGGGTTGATAATGATATCCAAAGTGAATCATCAATACTTTACGAAGGCATTGTGTCGTAGTACAAAAATTCACCATATGTTCAtcaactttattttgttttaaacgcCTACTGCTGATATCATGCCCGGTATAGTACAATCTTGCCAATGCTTCTTGCCCTCTTCGACCAGCCCGTCCAAATTGCTGTATATAGTCTTCGATGGTACTTGGTGGACTTATATGGAAAATTTGTTCGATATAGGGTGCATGAACACCCATACCAAGCGCAGAAGTTGCTATTATAACGCGAATGTTTGAAACTTCTTTTGCAACTTCAAGGAGAATTTcgtttttcattgactttgtttgtGGTGCGTGAAATTGCACAATTAAACAATTGCTAGGGTTTGTTATGTTTTCAACATACATGTGTTcctttaatacattttttattaacttgTATATATACCCACAAAACCTCAATCCACAATATATAATAGTTTGAGGAAAACTTTTCTTTAGTGATTTTAGCTCCTTTGCAAGTGGCAAGATGATATTTTCAATACCTTCTTCACCaacttttctcttttctttgcACATGTATACATTTTTTCTGTTTGGATTAACAGATATTATTGTTGGGGTTTTCATTCCAAgtatatgttttattttagcCAGTGTTTTTTCTGTTGCGGTAGCTGTAAGTGCGATAAAAGGTACCTCTCTAAAAAAAGCTCGCATTGCTCCCAAGTTTTCAAATTCTTTGCGAAATTCTTTTCCCCttaaagataaagaaatatatatatattttaggattaacattttgttagttatatataataattttgttagttatatataattttatatctgttttatattatatatatacatttttgttattCAGTTGTTGTACAGATATTCTTgtctttgttattttattagCATTTTGCAATTAACATTACATTATTGCATATTTCCTTATTAGAGAAATTattcttgtatatatatatatatacatatatatataatatttaacttttttaaagttgtagctatatatatacctaTATAAATAAAGTAGTACTTACCAGGTGTCCAAGCAGTGAGCCTCATCAATGACACAAGctttgacatttttttgataaattttcgttTTCATCAAAGTTCTTCCTCTCTCACTCAATATAGCCTCTGGATGGCAAAATAGGaagtcacaaaaaaaaaaaaaaaaaaaaaaaaaaaaaaaaaaaaaaaaaaaaaacaatgaccaTCCAATACAAATGATGGTAAGACATCTTCTGTTTTATCACTCAGACAGATATCCTCAAACAACGTCTGTACAGCATTCTCCTCAAAATTTAAGTCACGTAGGATGTAGCAAGTCATTCCtacttttttcagaaaattcaCTTGATCTTCCATAATTGCGTTTAAACAAGTGATTACAATGACAATTGAAGATTATTCGTCTTTGTTTCTCATGACATCTGGTAACagttgaaaaattaaagatttcccATATCCTGTTGGAAACACCCCAATGACATCCTGTCCTCTTACTATGGACTCCAAGCACTTGACTTATTTGGGTTTAAAGTTAAGGTCAGGAAATTTCGACACTCCAGAGATCTTTGAATTTTCTCCAAAATTGCGAAGGGTTCCATCGCATCATCTGTTATTTTTGACGCAGatgtaaaatttagaaattctattctataatatttaaaataagaataataataaacatttaaagtggctatcccagaaaatcacaaaaacctatagttagtggattgtttccactataCAATACTATATGTATCATACACCACAAAATGACTAGAAAGCCATTAAGGGTTGTATTTACTCTGTAATTTTACAGTGTAGCTATAGGTAGCGCTGGCTAAAGTACCCTCCCGCCACTAGAACACCATCTTCGATCGAAAACGTCACGCATACATTACGTTTCTCTGCATGCTTAATTTTGGGCGAATTTCAGTCTGTTGTACCAGGGcctcgtacgcgtttcatcctcatatcaaaaaacgctacaggccctgggttcgaggttgttATAAACGCATTCGTTTTTCAGCAAGTGCAAacgcaggggcggatccagtgtACATCAGCGCCGTCACGCGACTGACAATTTTTACTAAGAATCGTAAAAAATAATAGGGTACTGTGATCCCGCAGTCCCTGCGACCGTTGAACTTTATTTTACGGACCTTCCTCTTGTGTGACCAAACGACCAAAAGTAACCAGGCATGGTGTCGTACAGCGCCCCCCAAGACCCCCATCTGTTTTGGGCGCAAAAAATGTGACTGAAATGTTAAAAATGCTGCATCCGTCCCTAAAACGGCATACACGTtgcaaaaaattctttaatGAAAACATTACAAAAAGAATTTCTAGGTTTTTTCCACATAATTGCTGCGTTCCGTCTTCTATGTTTTTGGTTTAAGAATTAAAGTAATATTTGTAAACTATTTACTCTGGGCGCTCATTTGAACTGAACTTGGCCTGAATTATTTAGCCACAAAGCGCTTATTATAAGGTTTGCAGAGTAAGCATTCTAGTATCCAGAGTTATTTGCGAGAAACAtcgaaaaacatatttttatgatattaacaacaacagcaaaatcAAGAACAGTGTACACATTAACATTTAAAAGTTACAACATAACGGATAATATTCGTTTTCTGTTTAATTTCTTTATGTTTCATTACCAGCAACATTAAACTACCCTGCGTGCGTTGACTTTCGATAGTTATCCGTTATCCGTCCGTTATATCAAAAGAAGAAGAGAAtccctgggattgaggttggTCGGTTTTGTATCTAGCCCTTAAATAGCAAAACATTATTCTAAATACTCTATACATGCTCTTGTTTGAAGTAGTTTCTTCGTGATCTCGTAGTTAAATTATTCTAATTACGCCGCAACCGCAACGCCCGCAATACTTCTAGCTTGGTTGAGTACGTGAAATAACCTGCGTAAGGGACCTACGTAAATTGAAGCGGTCATCATTTAAAGGGGATGGGACAGTTTTATCTGTTTCAACGAATTCCTTAAGAAACTCTAACAACGCAACCTCTCCAAAGCGATCACCTCTATTACACcaacgttttttttatttttattttacactaatgaaaaaaacatgttttacatTCCTTAACGTTTAACACCATTTGACACCTTGTTAATTCGACCGAATGTATTACAAAGCGCACCTTGCCCACAGAAGAGTCATTTAATGCCACATGCCCTTATGGCAATTTTCATGTATCATCGGGGTGATTTTTAGGACCATCTGACTGCAACAATTTATTTCCATTTCTTAGCACAAGCTTAGTTA
Above is a window of Hydractinia symbiolongicarpus strain clone_291-10 chromosome 3, HSymV2.1, whole genome shotgun sequence DNA encoding:
- the LOC130636273 gene encoding ATP-dependent DNA helicase RecQ-like; translation: MKTKIYQKNVKACVIDEAHCLDTWGKEFRKEFENLGAMRAFFREVPFIALTATATEKTLAKIKHILGMKTPTIISVNPNRKNVYMCKEKRKVGEEGIENIILPLAKELKSLKKSFPQTIIYCGLRFCGYIYKLIKNVLKEHMYVENITNPSNCLIVQFHAPQTKSMKNEILLEVAKEVSNIRVIIATSALGMGVHAPYIEQIFHISPPSTIEDYIQQFGRAGRRGQEALARLYYTGHDISSRRLKQNKVDEHMVNFCTTTQCLRKVLMIHFGYHYQPQDQCCSNCDSSLLKEPKKEKRIKYREVSDESLKKLSDELDNILADYDQATHDAAMEFYNIVDTGNLAEKFSEIIINIEYVNDVESLLEYQLWDEFVSSRVFKVIEKYTTLK